TGGGTGCGCTTCAGATTTTTGAAAATCTCATTCAGACCAAGCACTTGCACTCTCCATCCAACAGGAACTCACAGATTCAGGAGTGTCTCCGCGCAAGTGAGACACTGATGAAAAAGGAGTCCCGATGGCCCTGACCGCCACCATCTTTAAAGCATCCCTCTCCCTCTCCGACATGGACCGCAACCATTACGCCGAGTACCCGCTGACCCTGGCGCGGCATCCTTCCGAAACCGACGAACGGATGATGGTGCGGCTGCTGGCTTTTGCTCTTCATGCCGATGAGCGGCTTGAATTCACCCGGGGGTTGTGCGTCGATGATGAGCCGGCCCTGTGGATGAAAAGCCTGACCGGGGAGATCGAACTGTGGATCGAGGTCGGCCTGCCGGACGAGCGGCGGCTGCGCAAGGCCTGCGGGCGGGCGGACAAGGTTGTCCTCTACTGCTACGGCGGCCGCGCCGTCGATCTCTGGTGGCAGCGCAACCAGGCCGCCCTGCAGCGTTGCGTCAACCTGGCGGTGATCGAGCTGCCTGTCGAGTCGACACAGGCGCTGGCCGCCCTGGCCGCGCGCGGGATGCAATTTCAGGTCAGTATCCAGGACGGCGGAGTCTGGCTGAGCAGCGCGTCAGAGACGCTCGCCATCTCCCCGCGGCTGCGCAAACAGGCTGCGACCTGAAAGGCTGCCCCCCCCGGGTTCAGTTAAAAGGAATTCTCCACCACCAGCTCTTCGAGGGGCAGTTGGCCGGGTTTCGGCCAGGAATCCCTGACCTTTTTACCGATAGCGATCATCGGTCCCATAACGTGATCGGCAGGCAGGTTGATCAGTTCAGCCACCTTTTCGATGTCGAAGCCGATCATCGGGCAACTGTCGTACCCCATCGCTTTGGCGGCCAGCATGATGGTCTGCATGGCGATGCCGATGGAACGCTGGGCCTCGTCGCGCTGCAGCCATTCGCGCCCTTCGTGGAAGGGGCCCATCCAGTTGACCAGCAGTTCGCAGACCTCCGGCGGGGCATTCTGCCAGTAACGCCGGGGATCCTTCTTCCAGGCCAGCAGGTCGGCGGTCATGATGATCAGCAACGAGGCATCGGTGATCTGCGCCTGGTCGTTGCCGTATTCGTCGCGGATTTTCCGTCGCAGGGCCGGATCGCGCACCAGGACAAAGCGCCAGTGCTGGATGTTGAAGCTGGTCGGTGCCTGGATCGCGGCCTGCAGCAGTTTGAGTTCTTCTTCGCGGGGGATGCGGTGGGTCGGGTCGAAATGTTTGATGGCGCGGCGCTGATAGATGGCGTCAAAGGTATCCATGGCGGTCTCCTTGAACAGGGATGCCGGGGCTCGCGGGCAGTGGGTCCCGGTGTTAACAGGCTGTTTAAACAGTATAGTCCCTGATTCGCAGATGTCTTCCCGCAGTCGGAGACCGACCCGGGACCGGGCGATCTCCGACCGCGGGGTCAGCTCGACTTTCGCAGATGGGGCAGCGCGATCCGCGGTATCCAGCTTTTTCCGCGGGCTTTCTGGATCTCCTGGCGGATGAAGTCTATCTGCCGCTCCACCTCCTGCTCGCCGCGCACGATCGCCTCCCCGGCCTGCGAAAAATCAGCCCAGTGTTCGACGCCGTTTTTCGGGCAGAGGACGATGTTGGCCCGCCGGAGTTGTTCGCGGGTGAGGGCGTTGCGGACCAGGGCGTCGGCGCGGGAGATGACGTCGATGGCGTTGCGCGGCGTGCTGAAGGGTCGCGGCGCACCGCCGGCGTCGATGGCGATGACAAAGTCGGCGCCGAGTTGGCGGGCGGCCTTGATGGGGATGGTTTCAGCCCAGCCGCCGTCGACCAGCTGTCGACCGTCCAGTGCAACCGGTTCGAGAACTCCCGGCATGGCGCAGGAGGCCGCGACGGCCTGCCGCAGGGGGCCCTGATCAAGCACCTCCGGCCTGCCGCTGACCAGGTCGAGAGCGACGGCGGCAAAGGGGACGCGGGTCTGCTCGATGCGGATATCGTCGAGCAGGAAGGCGTAACTGCTTTCGGCGGTTTCGGTTTTGACCAGCGCCGTCTGGGTGACCATCAGGGCGTTGAATACGCCACGGCGCGCCAGCTTGGCCACTTCAAACAGGATGCCTTCACCGTGGGAATCGAGTTCCCGGAAGAAATCGAACCCCGCCTTGGAGAACTCCTCGCTTTCAAGGTAGGAGGCGAAACGTTCCTTCAGAGCCTTGGCATCGGGGTTCGAGGCGTACATGCCGCCGATGATCGCCCCCATGCTGGTACCGGTGATGATGTCGATGGCGATGCCGTGCCTGACCAGTCCGGCGATGACGCCGATGTGGGAAAAGGCACGGGCTGCTCCTCCCCCGAGGGCCAGTCCGACCTTGAATTTTTTTGTCATTTGAGCAGTACTCCGGAAAAGGGTGAGGGGCGGGGTATAATACCCGGAAGATGTTGAGTCTGACACATGGCCTGACGATTGTAAACGCGAGTTCGCTGCTCAACCTGAAACAGTGACGGGAGGTGCGCTCATGAGCATCATGACAGAAATCCGGGATATGGCCCTGTCGCTGGCCGTGGACCATCCCATTCCGAAGATTGCCGGCATTGTTCTGCCCCCTTTTCAGCCCGGAGAGCAGGAATGTGAAGACTGCCGGTTCATGGCAATGGCGCTGGAGGGCGGGGCGGCCGGCCTGAGCTACCTGCTGCTGCCCGACGACAGCGCGGACGACTACCGGAGGTTGTCCCCGCAGGCCTTTGTCGGCGCCCGCCCCGAGCGGTACGCGGAGGACTTCGGCGGCAGCGACCCGGTGCGGAACATGCTGGGGCTGGCCGCCATCAATGCCATCTGCCAGCAGGTGATGCGGTTGACCGACGGCGTCCCCGAAACGGCCGCTGATTCCATCGGGCTGATGGAAATCAGGGATCACGACCGGGTCGGGATGGTCGGGTTCTTTCCGCCGCTGTTCAAGTACCTGCACGGCAGCGGTGCCGAACTGGTCATTGTTGAAAAAAATCCCCAACTGGTCGACCGTTACCCGAACCTGCCCGTCACCCTGGACATCACGCAACTGAAATCCTGTACCAAGATCCTCTGCACCAGCACCACCGTTCTCAACGGCACCCTTGACGAGGTTCTCGCCCAGTGCCGCTCGGCCGAGCACATCTCGGTGCTGGGACCGACCGCCGGCTACTTTCCCGATCCCCTGTTCGCGCGCGGGGTGGATGTCCTCGGCGGCCGCTATGTCGATGACGGCTTTCTCCTGTTGAAACTGATCGCTGAAGGTAAACGCTGGGGCGGGGCGACCCGCAAGCTCTGTTTTCAGAAACCTCGCTGATAAACCCGAATCAGTGAGTTCCTCGTCGACGGACAGCACAAATCATTGATCTGCCTGAGCTCCCCAAAAATCTCATTCAGACCAGGCGCTTGCACTCTCCACTCAACAGGAACTCACCGATTCAGGATAAAGATCCCGGTACATGCCGGGTGGCTGTGGTCAACATATTCCGGGCCGTGCAACTCCTGCAGCCGACGGACCCGTTCGCTGGTCGGCGGGTGGCTGCGCAGCAGGGGATGCTCCGGCAGGCGCGCGCCGGGAATCAACAGCCGACGCCAGCTGAACTGCTGCAGCTGCTCGGTCTTGAGCAGGGCGCGGGCGAGACCGTCCGGATCACCGGTAAGGGTTGCTGCGGACAGGTCGGCTTCATATTCCCGTACCCTGGAAAGTCCGAGCTGGGCCAGGGAACTGGCGGTCGGGGCCAGAAGCAGGATCAGGACCGCGCTCCAGTTGAGGTGCAGATCGCTGACCAGCAGCAGCGGCAGGTTGACCAGCAGCAGAACCTGGCCGATCGTAGAGAGAACGCCGGTCAACTGGCCGGCCGCCATCGCCAGGCTC
The Geothermobacter hydrogeniphilus genome window above contains:
- a CDS encoding nitroreductase family protein, which codes for MDTFDAIYQRRAIKHFDPTHRIPREEELKLLQAAIQAPTSFNIQHWRFVLVRDPALRRKIRDEYGNDQAQITDASLLIIMTADLLAWKKDPRRYWQNAPPEVCELLVNWMGPFHEGREWLQRDEAQRSIGIAMQTIMLAAKAMGYDSCPMIGFDIEKVAELINLPADHVMGPMIAIGKKVRDSWPKPGQLPLEELVVENSF
- a CDS encoding patatin-like phospholipase family protein: MTKKFKVGLALGGGAARAFSHIGVIAGLVRHGIAIDIITGTSMGAIIGGMYASNPDAKALKERFASYLESEEFSKAGFDFFRELDSHGEGILFEVAKLARRGVFNALMVTQTALVKTETAESSYAFLLDDIRIEQTRVPFAAVALDLVSGRPEVLDQGPLRQAVAASCAMPGVLEPVALDGRQLVDGGWAETIPIKAARQLGADFVIAIDAGGAPRPFSTPRNAIDVISRADALVRNALTREQLRRANIVLCPKNGVEHWADFSQAGEAIVRGEQEVERQIDFIRQEIQKARGKSWIPRIALPHLRKSS
- a CDS encoding Rossmann-like domain-containing protein, which translates into the protein MSIMTEIRDMALSLAVDHPIPKIAGIVLPPFQPGEQECEDCRFMAMALEGGAAGLSYLLLPDDSADDYRRLSPQAFVGARPERYAEDFGGSDPVRNMLGLAAINAICQQVMRLTDGVPETAADSIGLMEIRDHDRVGMVGFFPPLFKYLHGSGAELVIVEKNPQLVDRYPNLPVTLDITQLKSCTKILCTSTTVLNGTLDEVLAQCRSAEHISVLGPTAGYFPDPLFARGVDVLGGRYVDDGFLLLKLIAEGKRWGGATRKLCFQKPR
- a CDS encoding YaeQ family protein is translated as MALTATIFKASLSLSDMDRNHYAEYPLTLARHPSETDERMMVRLLAFALHADERLEFTRGLCVDDEPALWMKSLTGEIELWIEVGLPDERRLRKACGRADKVVLYCYGGRAVDLWWQRNQAALQRCVNLAVIELPVESTQALAALAARGMQFQVSIQDGGVWLSSASETLAISPRLRKQAAT